The genomic stretch AGCGCACTGCGGTCGCGGATGTCGATGCTGTGGTGCGAGTACCGCTCACCCAGCTCGTCGGTCAGCCGGCGGACGTTCCAGGCGGTGGACGCCTCCTCGCCGAAGAACTCTTGCCGCATGTCGTTGTCGATGCCGACGACGTCGAGACCGAGGCCGGCGAAATGCCGGACCGCCTCGGAGCCGATCAGCCCGCCCGAACCGGTCACGAATGCGACACTCACATGCCACTCCTGGTGCGTCGGAGGCAGAAACCATCGGAGCATAGCGTGACGTTTGGTACGTCTCGATACGGAGCGAGGGCCCCGCGTCGCCGCGAAGCCCTCGTCTGTGGTGGGGAAGGGGGGAGTTGAACCCCCACGCCCTTTCGGGCACACGGACCTGAACCGTGCGCGTCTGCCATTCCGCCACTTCCCCGTGGCATGACCTCGGACAGCGTAGCCCGAGTGGTCTCCACCGTCTCCGGCGGACCTTGGCAATGCTACGTGACCTGTGGTCGTGACCGCGAATGGCATTCGCTGCTTCCAGCGGTTACCGTTCGTGGCGGACGAAAGAGTAGCACGACGATCCGAGGCCGTCCGAACGGGCCGTGGCCTGCCGGCCGAGCGGCGTGTGAGCTGCGTGCGCTCTGGACGGATACCATCATGTCCTCGGGACCCGAGGAGGAGCCGGTGAGCGTGCTGCAACGCTTCGAGAAGCGTCTGGAAGGCCTGGTCGAGGGGGCCTTCGCCAAGGTCTTCAAGGGGGTCGTGCACCCCGTGGAGATCCTCAACGCCATGCAGCGGGAGGCCGAGGCGCACAAGGCCATCCTGGCCGGTGGGCGCACGTTGGTGCCGAACCGCTACGTGATCGATCTCTCGCCCTACGACCACAGTCGGTTGGCGCCGTACGCCGCCGCGCTGGCCCAGGAGTTGGCCCAGTCGCAGGCGGAGTTCATCGGCGAGCAGGCCTGGACGGTCTACGGCGACGTGATCGTCGAGATCGAGCGCGGTGAAGGGCTGGACACCGGCATGTTCCGGGTCACCGCCGAGGTCTACACCGGTGGCGAGGTCGCTCCGGTCTCGGCGCCCGGCGGCGGGTACGACGCCGGTCCGCCCGGATACCCCTCGTACGACCAGGGCGGCGGCTACGGCCCCCCGCCGGGTCACGGCGGTGGCCGCAACGTCCGGCTGGTCTCCGGCGACGGCCGCACCTACCCGCTCCAGATGGGCTCGACCGTGATCGGTCGGGGCGACCAGGCCAACCTGCGCCTGCCCGACGTCGGCATCTCCCGGCGACACGCCCGGCTGGACTTCGACGGCGGCCAGGTCGTGCTGACCGATCTCGGCTCGACCAACGGCACGATGGTCAACGGCCAGCGGGTCTCCGCCGTCGCGCTGAACCCCGGCGACATGATCCAGCTCGGTACGACCACCCTGACCTTCCGCGTGGACGGCTGACCCGCCTTGCCGGAACTCGTCATCACCGTTGCCCGGTTCGGATTCCTCGTTTTGCTGTGGATCTTCGTGTTCACGGTGGTCGGCGTCATCCGTCGGGACCTGTTCGCGGGGGCCCGTTCGGGTCGGCTGGTGGCCGCGCCCCGGGCGGTCGGCGCGTCGACCGGCCAGGCGACGGCGAAGCCGGCGAAGGTGAAGCGGGGACGGGCGGCACACCAACTGGTAGTGACCGCAGGACAGTTGGCCGGCACCAGGATCACGTTGGGCGAGGCGCAGATAACCATCGGCCGGGCCGAGGACTCCACCCTCGTCATCACCGACGACTACGCCTCCGCGCGACACGCCCGGCTCGTACCGCGCGACGGGCAGTGGTTCGTCGAGGACATGGGTTCGACTAACGGGACGTACCTCGATCGCGCTAAGGTCACCGGACCGACCCCCGTTCCCCTCGGCGTGCCGATCCGGATCGGCCGCACCTCTCTCGAATTACGGCCATGACTCTGACCCTGCGCTACGCGGCCCACAGCGACCGCGGTCTGATCCGTGACGGTAACCAGGATTCCGTCTACGCCGGACCGCGGCTACTCGCCGTCGCCGACGGCATGGGCGGCATGGCCGCCGGTGACGTCGCCAGCAACATTGTCATCGGTGCCATGGCGCCGCTCGACGAGGACGTCCCCGGTGACGCCCTGGTCGACGCGTTGCGTTCCGCCGTGGGTACCGCCAACCAGCAGCTCCGCGAGACCGTGGAAGCCAACCCACAGCTGGAGGGGATGGGCACCACGCTCACCGCGACCCTCTTCTCCGGCAGCAAGCTGGGTATGGTCCACATCGGTGACTCGCGGGCCTACCTCCTGCGCGACGGTGAGTTCGCGCAGATCACCAAGGACGACACCTACGTCCAGATGCTCGTCGACGAAGGCCGGATCAGCCCGGAGGAGGCGAGCAGCCACCCCCAGCGCTCGCTGCTCACCCGGGCCCTGGACGGCCGGGACATCGACCCCGAGTACTCCGTGCGCCAGGTGCTCACCGGTGACCGCTACCTGATCTGCTCCGACGGACTCTCCGGCGTGGTCAGTGCGGAGACCATCGCCGAGACCATGCGTGAGTACACCGACCCGCAGCAGTGCGTCGAGCGACTCGTG from Micromonospora craniellae encodes the following:
- a CDS encoding FhaA domain-containing protein, with protein sequence MSSGPEEEPVSVLQRFEKRLEGLVEGAFAKVFKGVVHPVEILNAMQREAEAHKAILAGGRTLVPNRYVIDLSPYDHSRLAPYAAALAQELAQSQAEFIGEQAWTVYGDVIVEIERGEGLDTGMFRVTAEVYTGGEVAPVSAPGGGYDAGPPGYPSYDQGGGYGPPPGHGGGRNVRLVSGDGRTYPLQMGSTVIGRGDQANLRLPDVGISRRHARLDFDGGQVVLTDLGSTNGTMVNGQRVSAVALNPGDMIQLGTTTLTFRVDG
- a CDS encoding FHA domain-containing protein FhaB/FipA, whose translation is MPELVITVARFGFLVLLWIFVFTVVGVIRRDLFAGARSGRLVAAPRAVGASTGQATAKPAKVKRGRAAHQLVVTAGQLAGTRITLGEAQITIGRAEDSTLVITDDYASARHARLVPRDGQWFVEDMGSTNGTYLDRAKVTGPTPVPLGVPIRIGRTSLELRP